Proteins encoded in a region of the Phoenix dactylifera cultivar Barhee BC4 chromosome 3, palm_55x_up_171113_PBpolish2nd_filt_p, whole genome shotgun sequence genome:
- the LOC103710075 gene encoding histone H4-like: MSGRGKGGKGLGKGGAKRHRKVLRDNIQGITKPAIRRLARRGGVKRISGLIYEETRGVLKVFLENVIRDAVTYTEHARRKTVTAMDVVYALKRQGRTLYGFGG; this comes from the coding sequence ATGTCGGGCCGTGGGAAGGGAGGGAAGGGGTTGGGGAAGGGCGGCGCGAAGCGGCACCGGAAGGTCCTCCGGGATAACATCCAGGGGATCACGAAGCCGGCGATCCGGCGTTTGGCGAGGAGAGGTGGGGTGAAGCGGATCAGTGGCTTGATCTACGAGGAGACAAGGGGGGTTCTCAAGGTCTTCTTGGAGAATGTGATCCGGGACGCCGTCACCTACACCGAGCACGCCCGTCGGAAGACCGTCACCGCCATGGACGTTGTCTACGCCCTCAAGAGGCAGGGCCGGACTCTCTATGGATTCGGTGGTTAG
- the LOC103710048 gene encoding ribulose-1,5 bisphosphate carboxylase/oxygenase large subunit N-methyltransferase, chloroplastic isoform X3, giving the protein MRFGSRIAHLRSHLPLPFPLSPPSYPRCKLSHSASAASAAASKDCQLKEESNEFLSWLQKKAGVEISSMLSIGNSVYGRSLFASKYIRAGDCILKVPYNVQMTSDRFPSEIEPFLVHDVGNISRLAVVLLAEQKLGQNSGWATYISNLPRKDEMHNTIFWSKDELEMIRSSPVYQETFDKKAYIVKEFSALRPALEHFPQTFGDVRLEDFMHAYALVTSRAWATSKGIYLIPFADFLNHDGTSDAILLSDEDNKISEVIADRDYDIGEQVMIRYGKFSNATLLLDFGFTLPYNTYDQVQIWMDAPFHDPLYQIKLELLQNHCLPRIVDASGFNSSKSSFVIKEVKSTSGKGQGIPQALRAYCRVLSATSLEELKALTVEAAENDGRLARRTLTDRDREIQAHRMLLSQFIPMIEDHDAALKVLESSNQFSVRRQMAKDLLKGELRVLQSACAWLTNYCENIC; this is encoded by the exons ATGCGGTTCGGGTCTCGAATCGCTCATCTCCGCTCCCACCTTCCCCTCCCTTTCCCACTCTCTCCGCCTTCTTACCCTCGCTGCAAGCTTTCCCATtccgcctccgccgcctccgccgccgcgTCGAAG GACTGCCAGTTAAAAGAAGAAAGCAATGAGTTCTTGTCATGGTTGCAGAAAAAGGCGGGTGTTGAGATATCCTCCATGCTATCAATTGGAAATTCTGTCTATGGCAG ATCACTGTTTGCATCAAAATACATAAGAGCTGGGGACTGTATTTTGAAGGTTCCTTACAATGTT CAAATGACTTCAGATAGATTCCCTTCAGAAATTGAGCCGTTTCTTGTTCATGATGTTGGAAATATATCACGACTTGCTGTAGTTCTTCTAGCGGAGCAGAAACTGGGTCAG AATTCTGGATGGGCAACATATATTAGCAATCTTCCTCGTAAGGATGAGATGCATAACAcg ATATTCTGGAGTAAAGATGAACTGGAGATGATTCGTTCCAGCCCAGTATATCAAGAAACTTTCGACAAAAAGGCTTACATTGTGAAGGAATTTTCGGCGCTTAGACCA GCTCTGGAACATTTTCCCCAGACCTTTGGTGATGTTCGATTGGAGGACTTCATGCATGCATATGCTTTGG TTACATCTCGAGCATGGGCGACCTCGAAGGGCATATATTTG ATTCCATTTGCAGATTTTCTCAATCATGATGGCACTTCTGATGCAATTTTACTAAGTGATGAAGATAACAAAATTTCTGAG GTTATTGCTGACCGAGATTATGATATTGGTGAACAG GTAATGATTAGATATGGGAAGTTCTCTAATGCTACACTTTTGCTGGACTTCGGTTTTACTCTTCCATATAACACTTATGATCAG GTACAGATTTGGATGGATGCACCATTCCATGACCCTTTGTATCAAATTAAATTGGAACTTCTGCAAAACCATTGCTTACCAAGGATCGTGGATGCTAGTGGTTTCAATAGTTCAAAGAGTTCCTTTGTTATCAA GGAAGTTAAATCTACAAGTGGAAAGGGACAAGGCATCCCCCAGGCTCTCCGTGCATATTGTCGGGTTTTATCTGCTACTTCACTTGAAG AACTGAAAGCTTTGACTGTTGAGGCTGCTGAAAATGATGGCAGATTGGCACGACGCACTTTAACCGACAGGGATAGAGAGATTCAGGCTCATCGCATGCTGCTTTCGCAATTTATCCCCATGATTGAGGATCACGATGCTGCTCTTAAG GTGCTCGAGTCTTCTAACCAATTTTCTGTTAGAAGACAAATGGCAAAAGATCTCCTCAAGGGCGAGCTTCGAGTTCTGCAGTCTGCATGTGCCTGGCTGACAAATTACTGTGAAAACATATGCTAG
- the LOC103710048 gene encoding ribulose-1,5 bisphosphate carboxylase/oxygenase large subunit N-methyltransferase, chloroplastic isoform X5 produces the protein MRFGSRIAHLRSHLPLPFPLSPPSYPRCKLSHSASAASAAASKDCQLKEESNEFLSWLQKKAGVEISSMLSIGNSVYGRSLFASKYIRAGDCILKVPYNVQMTSDRFPSEIEPFLVHDVGNISRLAVVLLAEQKLGQNSGWATYISNLPRKDEMHNTIFWSKDELEMIRSSPVYQETFDKKAYIVKEFSALRPALEHFPQTFGDVRLEDFMHAYALVTSRAWATSKGIYLIPFADFLNHDGTSDAILLSDEDNKISEVMIRYGKFSNATLLLDFGFTLPYNTYDQVQIWMDAPFHDPLYQIKLELLQNHCLPRIVDASGFNSSKSSFVIKEVKSTSGKGQGIPQALRAYCRVLSATSLEELKALTVEAAENDGRLARRTLTDRDREIQAHRMLLSQFIPMIEDHDAALKVLESSNQFSVRRQMAKDLLKGELRVLQSACAWLTNYCENIC, from the exons ATGCGGTTCGGGTCTCGAATCGCTCATCTCCGCTCCCACCTTCCCCTCCCTTTCCCACTCTCTCCGCCTTCTTACCCTCGCTGCAAGCTTTCCCATtccgcctccgccgcctccgccgccgcgTCGAAG GACTGCCAGTTAAAAGAAGAAAGCAATGAGTTCTTGTCATGGTTGCAGAAAAAGGCGGGTGTTGAGATATCCTCCATGCTATCAATTGGAAATTCTGTCTATGGCAG ATCACTGTTTGCATCAAAATACATAAGAGCTGGGGACTGTATTTTGAAGGTTCCTTACAATGTT CAAATGACTTCAGATAGATTCCCTTCAGAAATTGAGCCGTTTCTTGTTCATGATGTTGGAAATATATCACGACTTGCTGTAGTTCTTCTAGCGGAGCAGAAACTGGGTCAG AATTCTGGATGGGCAACATATATTAGCAATCTTCCTCGTAAGGATGAGATGCATAACAcg ATATTCTGGAGTAAAGATGAACTGGAGATGATTCGTTCCAGCCCAGTATATCAAGAAACTTTCGACAAAAAGGCTTACATTGTGAAGGAATTTTCGGCGCTTAGACCA GCTCTGGAACATTTTCCCCAGACCTTTGGTGATGTTCGATTGGAGGACTTCATGCATGCATATGCTTTGG TTACATCTCGAGCATGGGCGACCTCGAAGGGCATATATTTG ATTCCATTTGCAGATTTTCTCAATCATGATGGCACTTCTGATGCAATTTTACTAAGTGATGAAGATAACAAAATTTCTGAG GTAATGATTAGATATGGGAAGTTCTCTAATGCTACACTTTTGCTGGACTTCGGTTTTACTCTTCCATATAACACTTATGATCAG GTACAGATTTGGATGGATGCACCATTCCATGACCCTTTGTATCAAATTAAATTGGAACTTCTGCAAAACCATTGCTTACCAAGGATCGTGGATGCTAGTGGTTTCAATAGTTCAAAGAGTTCCTTTGTTATCAA GGAAGTTAAATCTACAAGTGGAAAGGGACAAGGCATCCCCCAGGCTCTCCGTGCATATTGTCGGGTTTTATCTGCTACTTCACTTGAAG AACTGAAAGCTTTGACTGTTGAGGCTGCTGAAAATGATGGCAGATTGGCACGACGCACTTTAACCGACAGGGATAGAGAGATTCAGGCTCATCGCATGCTGCTTTCGCAATTTATCCCCATGATTGAGGATCACGATGCTGCTCTTAAG GTGCTCGAGTCTTCTAACCAATTTTCTGTTAGAAGACAAATGGCAAAAGATCTCCTCAAGGGCGAGCTTCGAGTTCTGCAGTCTGCATGTGCCTGGCTGACAAATTACTGTGAAAACATATGCTAG
- the LOC103710048 gene encoding ribosomal lysine N-methyltransferase 4 isoform X2 produces the protein MRFGSRIAHLRSHLPLPFPLSPPSYPRCKLSHSASAASAAASKLKEESNEFLSWLQKKAGVEISSMLSIGNSVYGRSLFASKYIRAGDCILKVPYNVQMTSDRFPSEIEPFLVHDVGNISRLAVVLLAEQKLGQNSGWATYISNLPRKDEMHNTIFWSKDELEMIRSSPVYQETFDKKAYIVKEFSALRPALEHFPQTFGDVRLEDFMHAYALVSSNCELVSLMVPHSYISSMGDLEGHIFDFLNHDGTSDAILLSDEDNKISEVIADRDYDIGEQVMIRYGKFSNATLLLDFGFTLPYNTYDQVQIWMDAPFHDPLYQIKLELLQNHCLPRIVDASGFNSSKSSFVIKEVKSTSGKGQGIPQALRAYCRVLSATSLEELKALTVEAAENDGRLARRTLTDRDREIQAHRMLLSQFIPMIEDHDAALKVLESSNQFSVRRQMAKDLLKGELRVLQSACAWLTNYCENIC, from the exons ATGCGGTTCGGGTCTCGAATCGCTCATCTCCGCTCCCACCTTCCCCTCCCTTTCCCACTCTCTCCGCCTTCTTACCCTCGCTGCAAGCTTTCCCATtccgcctccgccgcctccgccgccgcgTCGAAG TTAAAAGAAGAAAGCAATGAGTTCTTGTCATGGTTGCAGAAAAAGGCGGGTGTTGAGATATCCTCCATGCTATCAATTGGAAATTCTGTCTATGGCAG ATCACTGTTTGCATCAAAATACATAAGAGCTGGGGACTGTATTTTGAAGGTTCCTTACAATGTT CAAATGACTTCAGATAGATTCCCTTCAGAAATTGAGCCGTTTCTTGTTCATGATGTTGGAAATATATCACGACTTGCTGTAGTTCTTCTAGCGGAGCAGAAACTGGGTCAG AATTCTGGATGGGCAACATATATTAGCAATCTTCCTCGTAAGGATGAGATGCATAACAcg ATATTCTGGAGTAAAGATGAACTGGAGATGATTCGTTCCAGCCCAGTATATCAAGAAACTTTCGACAAAAAGGCTTACATTGTGAAGGAATTTTCGGCGCTTAGACCA GCTCTGGAACATTTTCCCCAGACCTTTGGTGATGTTCGATTGGAGGACTTCATGCATGCATATGCTTTGG TAAGTTCGAATTGTGAACTAGTAAGTTTGATGGTACCTCACAGTTACATCTCGAGCATGGGCGACCTCGAAGGGCATATATTTG ATTTTCTCAATCATGATGGCACTTCTGATGCAATTTTACTAAGTGATGAAGATAACAAAATTTCTGAG GTTATTGCTGACCGAGATTATGATATTGGTGAACAG GTAATGATTAGATATGGGAAGTTCTCTAATGCTACACTTTTGCTGGACTTCGGTTTTACTCTTCCATATAACACTTATGATCAG GTACAGATTTGGATGGATGCACCATTCCATGACCCTTTGTATCAAATTAAATTGGAACTTCTGCAAAACCATTGCTTACCAAGGATCGTGGATGCTAGTGGTTTCAATAGTTCAAAGAGTTCCTTTGTTATCAA GGAAGTTAAATCTACAAGTGGAAAGGGACAAGGCATCCCCCAGGCTCTCCGTGCATATTGTCGGGTTTTATCTGCTACTTCACTTGAAG AACTGAAAGCTTTGACTGTTGAGGCTGCTGAAAATGATGGCAGATTGGCACGACGCACTTTAACCGACAGGGATAGAGAGATTCAGGCTCATCGCATGCTGCTTTCGCAATTTATCCCCATGATTGAGGATCACGATGCTGCTCTTAAG GTGCTCGAGTCTTCTAACCAATTTTCTGTTAGAAGACAAATGGCAAAAGATCTCCTCAAGGGCGAGCTTCGAGTTCTGCAGTCTGCATGTGCCTGGCTGACAAATTACTGTGAAAACATATGCTAG
- the LOC103710048 gene encoding ribosomal lysine N-methyltransferase 4 isoform X4 — translation MRFGSRIAHLRSHLPLPFPLSPPSYPRCKLSHSASAASAAASKDCQLKEESNEFLSWLQKKAGVEISSMLSIGNSVYGRSLFASKYIRAGDCILKVPYNVQMTSDRFPSEIEPFLVHDVGNISRLAVVLLAEQKLGQNSGWATYISNLPRKDEMHNTIFWSKDELEMIRSSPVYQETFDKKAYIVKEFSALRPALEHFPQTFGDVRLEDFMHAYALVSSNCELVSLMVPHSYISSMGDLEGHIFDFLNHDGTSDAILLSDEDNKISEVMIRYGKFSNATLLLDFGFTLPYNTYDQVQIWMDAPFHDPLYQIKLELLQNHCLPRIVDASGFNSSKSSFVIKEVKSTSGKGQGIPQALRAYCRVLSATSLEELKALTVEAAENDGRLARRTLTDRDREIQAHRMLLSQFIPMIEDHDAALKVLESSNQFSVRRQMAKDLLKGELRVLQSACAWLTNYCENIC, via the exons ATGCGGTTCGGGTCTCGAATCGCTCATCTCCGCTCCCACCTTCCCCTCCCTTTCCCACTCTCTCCGCCTTCTTACCCTCGCTGCAAGCTTTCCCATtccgcctccgccgcctccgccgccgcgTCGAAG GACTGCCAGTTAAAAGAAGAAAGCAATGAGTTCTTGTCATGGTTGCAGAAAAAGGCGGGTGTTGAGATATCCTCCATGCTATCAATTGGAAATTCTGTCTATGGCAG ATCACTGTTTGCATCAAAATACATAAGAGCTGGGGACTGTATTTTGAAGGTTCCTTACAATGTT CAAATGACTTCAGATAGATTCCCTTCAGAAATTGAGCCGTTTCTTGTTCATGATGTTGGAAATATATCACGACTTGCTGTAGTTCTTCTAGCGGAGCAGAAACTGGGTCAG AATTCTGGATGGGCAACATATATTAGCAATCTTCCTCGTAAGGATGAGATGCATAACAcg ATATTCTGGAGTAAAGATGAACTGGAGATGATTCGTTCCAGCCCAGTATATCAAGAAACTTTCGACAAAAAGGCTTACATTGTGAAGGAATTTTCGGCGCTTAGACCA GCTCTGGAACATTTTCCCCAGACCTTTGGTGATGTTCGATTGGAGGACTTCATGCATGCATATGCTTTGG TAAGTTCGAATTGTGAACTAGTAAGTTTGATGGTACCTCACAGTTACATCTCGAGCATGGGCGACCTCGAAGGGCATATATTTG ATTTTCTCAATCATGATGGCACTTCTGATGCAATTTTACTAAGTGATGAAGATAACAAAATTTCTGAG GTAATGATTAGATATGGGAAGTTCTCTAATGCTACACTTTTGCTGGACTTCGGTTTTACTCTTCCATATAACACTTATGATCAG GTACAGATTTGGATGGATGCACCATTCCATGACCCTTTGTATCAAATTAAATTGGAACTTCTGCAAAACCATTGCTTACCAAGGATCGTGGATGCTAGTGGTTTCAATAGTTCAAAGAGTTCCTTTGTTATCAA GGAAGTTAAATCTACAAGTGGAAAGGGACAAGGCATCCCCCAGGCTCTCCGTGCATATTGTCGGGTTTTATCTGCTACTTCACTTGAAG AACTGAAAGCTTTGACTGTTGAGGCTGCTGAAAATGATGGCAGATTGGCACGACGCACTTTAACCGACAGGGATAGAGAGATTCAGGCTCATCGCATGCTGCTTTCGCAATTTATCCCCATGATTGAGGATCACGATGCTGCTCTTAAG GTGCTCGAGTCTTCTAACCAATTTTCTGTTAGAAGACAAATGGCAAAAGATCTCCTCAAGGGCGAGCTTCGAGTTCTGCAGTCTGCATGTGCCTGGCTGACAAATTACTGTGAAAACATATGCTAG
- the LOC103710048 gene encoding ribosomal lysine N-methyltransferase 4 isoform X1 produces the protein MRFGSRIAHLRSHLPLPFPLSPPSYPRCKLSHSASAASAAASKDCQLKEESNEFLSWLQKKAGVEISSMLSIGNSVYGRSLFASKYIRAGDCILKVPYNVQMTSDRFPSEIEPFLVHDVGNISRLAVVLLAEQKLGQNSGWATYISNLPRKDEMHNTIFWSKDELEMIRSSPVYQETFDKKAYIVKEFSALRPALEHFPQTFGDVRLEDFMHAYALVSSNCELVSLMVPHSYISSMGDLEGHIFDFLNHDGTSDAILLSDEDNKISEVIADRDYDIGEQVMIRYGKFSNATLLLDFGFTLPYNTYDQVQIWMDAPFHDPLYQIKLELLQNHCLPRIVDASGFNSSKSSFVIKEVKSTSGKGQGIPQALRAYCRVLSATSLEELKALTVEAAENDGRLARRTLTDRDREIQAHRMLLSQFIPMIEDHDAALKVLESSNQFSVRRQMAKDLLKGELRVLQSACAWLTNYCENIC, from the exons ATGCGGTTCGGGTCTCGAATCGCTCATCTCCGCTCCCACCTTCCCCTCCCTTTCCCACTCTCTCCGCCTTCTTACCCTCGCTGCAAGCTTTCCCATtccgcctccgccgcctccgccgccgcgTCGAAG GACTGCCAGTTAAAAGAAGAAAGCAATGAGTTCTTGTCATGGTTGCAGAAAAAGGCGGGTGTTGAGATATCCTCCATGCTATCAATTGGAAATTCTGTCTATGGCAG ATCACTGTTTGCATCAAAATACATAAGAGCTGGGGACTGTATTTTGAAGGTTCCTTACAATGTT CAAATGACTTCAGATAGATTCCCTTCAGAAATTGAGCCGTTTCTTGTTCATGATGTTGGAAATATATCACGACTTGCTGTAGTTCTTCTAGCGGAGCAGAAACTGGGTCAG AATTCTGGATGGGCAACATATATTAGCAATCTTCCTCGTAAGGATGAGATGCATAACAcg ATATTCTGGAGTAAAGATGAACTGGAGATGATTCGTTCCAGCCCAGTATATCAAGAAACTTTCGACAAAAAGGCTTACATTGTGAAGGAATTTTCGGCGCTTAGACCA GCTCTGGAACATTTTCCCCAGACCTTTGGTGATGTTCGATTGGAGGACTTCATGCATGCATATGCTTTGG TAAGTTCGAATTGTGAACTAGTAAGTTTGATGGTACCTCACAGTTACATCTCGAGCATGGGCGACCTCGAAGGGCATATATTTG ATTTTCTCAATCATGATGGCACTTCTGATGCAATTTTACTAAGTGATGAAGATAACAAAATTTCTGAG GTTATTGCTGACCGAGATTATGATATTGGTGAACAG GTAATGATTAGATATGGGAAGTTCTCTAATGCTACACTTTTGCTGGACTTCGGTTTTACTCTTCCATATAACACTTATGATCAG GTACAGATTTGGATGGATGCACCATTCCATGACCCTTTGTATCAAATTAAATTGGAACTTCTGCAAAACCATTGCTTACCAAGGATCGTGGATGCTAGTGGTTTCAATAGTTCAAAGAGTTCCTTTGTTATCAA GGAAGTTAAATCTACAAGTGGAAAGGGACAAGGCATCCCCCAGGCTCTCCGTGCATATTGTCGGGTTTTATCTGCTACTTCACTTGAAG AACTGAAAGCTTTGACTGTTGAGGCTGCTGAAAATGATGGCAGATTGGCACGACGCACTTTAACCGACAGGGATAGAGAGATTCAGGCTCATCGCATGCTGCTTTCGCAATTTATCCCCATGATTGAGGATCACGATGCTGCTCTTAAG GTGCTCGAGTCTTCTAACCAATTTTCTGTTAGAAGACAAATGGCAAAAGATCTCCTCAAGGGCGAGCTTCGAGTTCTGCAGTCTGCATGTGCCTGGCTGACAAATTACTGTGAAAACATATGCTAG